A genomic window from Silene latifolia isolate original U9 population chromosome Y, ASM4854445v1, whole genome shotgun sequence includes:
- the LOC141633014 gene encoding uncharacterized protein LOC141633014, producing MDYLSRLLSYSTESPDFHFHPLCKPMKLSHLMFADDLLLFSKGDAHSMMTLLRTFSTFSKSSGLSMSKGKSNAYFNGVPTGLKNEILQISGMVEGKLPFKYLGVPIKTTRLNAQDCKPIIDKVLEKIRGLGTRKLSYAGRLVLVKAVLKTLHNYWATMFILPSGVITRIEAICRNFLWDGGADFTKSPLVSWEKACKPRKEGGLGLKNDVIWNKAAVGKLVWWIYTKPDHLWVRWVNHTYIKGLPWLTYTPPANSSWYWRRICRVKDLLQEAYQQNTWSIQPHKEYSIMKGYEFLREKDQEVRWHGLVWNKWNVPKHSFMAWVYHHNNMNTMDKLYRLHISEEDTCWICRNSTETTEHLFFSCGYSQTITSKIGRWLGVSIPCLDLLKWRLELMGSKTRKGIVNATINSCIYHIWRQRNQSKHENSIIRPEKVATQIIEEMRQRVNYLTNGTVKEKDRAFLQKINGAHHLDR from the coding sequence ATGGATTACTTATCTAGACTCTTAAGCTACTCAACTGAGAGTCCAGATTTTCATTTCCATCCTTTATGCAAGCCTATGAAATTATCTCATCTAATGTTTGCTGATGACTTGTTGTTATTTAGCAAAGGGGATGCTCACTCTATGATGACTCTGCTTAGGACCTTCTCTACCTTTTCCAAATCCTCAGGACTAAGCATGAGCAAAGGCAAATCTAATGCATATTTCAATGGAGTACCAACAGGgcttaaaaatgagattttgcAAATTTCTGGGATGGTGGAGGGTAAGTTGCCTTTCAAATATCTAGGGGTCCCCATAAAGACCACTAGACTTAATGCTCAGGATTGCAAACCCATTATAGATAAAGTTTTGGAGAAAATCAGGGGTTTGGGAACTAGGAAATTGTCCTATGCTGGTAGATTGGTACTTGTGAAGGCTGTCCTTAAAACTCTACATAATTACTGGGCTACTATGTTCATTTTGCCAagtggagttataacaagaatcgAGGCAATTTGTAGGAATTTCCTTTGGGATGGAGGGGCTGATTTTACTAAATCACCTCTAGTTTCGTGGGAGAAAGCTTGCAAACCTAGAAAGGAGGGAGGTTTAGGCCTGAAAAATGATGTGATTTGGAACAAGGCAGCTGTGGGAAAATTAGTCTGGTGGATCTATACTAAACCTGATCATCTATGGGTCAGGTGGGTGAATCATACTTACATAAAAGGGTTGCCTTGGCTGACTTATACTCCCCCAGCCAATTCCAGCTGGTACTGGAGGAGGATTTGTCGAGTCAAGGATCTGTTACAAGAAGCCTACCAGCAGAATACTTGGTCTATACAACCGCACAAAGAATACAGCATAATGAAAGGCTACGAGTTCCTAAGGGAAAAAGACCAGGAAGTCAGGTGGCATGGTTTGGTTTGGAATAAATGGAATGTGCCAAAACACAGTTTCATGGCATGGGTATACCACCACAACAATATGAATACTATGGACAAGCTTTACAGGTTGCACATCAGTGAAGAGGATACCTGTTGGATTTGTAGGAACTCCACGGAAACAACTGAACACTTGTTCTTCAGCTGCGGTTACAGTCAGACGATCACATCCAAAATAGGGAGATGGCTTGGGGTTTCTATTCCATGCCTCGACCTTCTGAAATGGCGTTTGGAGCTCATGGGCTCTAAAACCAGGAAAGGTATAGTGAATGCTACCATCAATAGCTGCATATATCATATTTGGAGGCAAAGAAATCAGAGTAAACATGAGAACTCAATCATCCGTCCAGAAAAGGTAGCAACTCAAATTATTGAGGAGATGAGACAGAGAGTTAATTACCTGACTAATGGGACAGTGAAGGAAAAGGATCGAGCATTCTTGCAGAAGATCAATGGAGCGCATCATCTTGACCGGTGA